tatatagtaggtacagttacaaaaattggtaaaagcttaaaaataatttaatcatttaatcattttgtaaatgttatcatgtattatagaaaaatcagTAGCGTAACTACGCACACACATGTGCTATCTTCAATCTTGTCTTACAAACGATACACATTGCTGCAAATTTGCGTTCAATAGTTCCAATATTGTGCTGTAGTTGTACtaagttgttttaatatattatacctattataatttatagcttataagACTAgactataagaatataatatattaatctgttatcaaatattaagataaacaaaaaaacaaactattttaaaacgatgatattgattttacaatgatatatcattttttttgtgagtcattttttaaattattttttgtgctttaaaatattattcgtaaggccttaaaatttttacgttacttatattacttattagttattagtattgttatattttatataatattaatatacaatgatatttttaaaatatttagactaaGTTTAAGCTATTGcccatatttcatattttataatgaacctATTTTCACAATTATAAGGTATtggttcaaaattaataacaattacacctttctattattaaaataattaaaaatattaaatgttatgttgttatcaaaattaattcaaactaTACGTGCCTCATATTGCTAGTCACTAGTAGTAAAATACCGGtataaatactgtataattatgtatacacagAGTTATATAGGCTGACAGGCCATCCCTCAACATTGTCTTtcaaatgcaataatttattattgaatacaaatttaacttatagattatatagtgACTTATTTAATGCCTATCTAAATTCTACAACAGACCGAATCATAAGCGGATATCCTATGAAAATGTCGGGGGGGGGAGggctacaattatttacataatttacaaaattattcaatgcaTACAAGACAATCAACATATACATAtcaataattagataataacagtaatgagtattttattttaaaaccagcATTCTGTAGGGATCATATCACCAGTGACTAGTGCTAATTGCTAAGTATTTgttctgtattatttatataaggaGTGATTTAACGGGTGTCTTACATTAAggctcaaaaataaaataattaactattcccACTATCGCAATTTGCCCGAAAGGGCGAATGTAAGTTCCCACACGATAGAATAAggtacatacctacataagtTTCTATACAGCAAAAAGCAGGTACCTACATATGTAAGTTCCTACACTAGTACACtacgtatattaaaatttataaatccaatatcagttatatcatattgttcGAACCTGGCCAATGTTCGCGCGCTTGTCGCAGAATTTCGCCTAAAAACAAGTgttataacctatatatacctacccgACAGACAACAGCTGTCGCACCCTCTGCCCCCCGCGCCGTGCGTTTTTATCGCACTCGTCGCCATTGTCGGCGCGAACCGGCTTTTTTCTTTGCGGTCAACTGGCACTTGCCTTTGCACCTCGCATCTGTCGAGTTCGCGACGTGACTGTGGTCACCACAAGTGCGCCTTAACCGTGTGTTGTGTGCGAGTCGGAACCCGGTAGATACTTCTTATACGGTAACTCCCGTTCGTGGGGTATCCGACCGCCACATATCTTCTGCTGCCGTTGCTGAGGTCCAGAACTCAGAAGCCACACGGGTCATACAGTTTTTGGCGCCACGGACGTGTCAGTTTTGCCGGTCCTAGCCATCTTGGAGGAAAGTCACGTGGTGTCCGTCGGTccggtattatttttatattattgtaaaatcatataCTCATCTACTTTTATTCTATAAGTTGTCCAAAATCTTTACGGTAGCTGAGTTATTCGGTatcgttgttattatattgtattgtttttaattataccattttgttatattgttatactacTGTGGGGACGCCCGCAtcataattgttattgatattttgctgtattatatatatattaattcgtAGAAGTTTgcttgatataattatatagttataagttgGTTACCCGTTCCTGTCTACTACACTTACGCAAGTTGCGGCAGAAAACTGCATATATCGTAAGTTCTGTCGCAGCGAAAACGATTTGGTAGCAGAGCGTGGTTTTTGGGACCCGGGGAGGTTCAGTGAGCGTAGGTTGTAgacgtttatttaattaggtatttatttggGTGCTAACTtagattaacttttttatataacaggtcaattaaatattgttcactatcttgaatttaatttgttacacGGTCACGTATTTTATGCGCGTTTGATTATCTGGTCTATTATTGTCCGACAGTAAAGTTGctcgtgtattattttattatcattattttcacgTATGATCGTAGCTAATCGTAGGTAAATCGTCATCATGACTGATACAAAAGACCTTGAACGATTAACCCGTGGTAAGGCCCGTGCGGAAATATTACGTTCAAATGCGATAGCTAGTATAAGATCGGTTCACGGGTTAGCGTTGCGCGTTTCGAGTGAACCTAACGTGGCTcctcaatttttaattgccGTGACCGATTTAGACATGTTATGGTCTCAGTTTAAGTTGGAGGACGAGTcggttttagattttttgataaaactcGACAAGACGAGCGAGTACTCGTCAGGTATGCCTGCTGAAGTCCGGGCACTTATTTCCGAATCAAAAGCGATCGCTGATAGTCTTATCCCAAAAGGCGCGGATGCCCTCGATATGTCGtacattaattcaaattttacatcTGGTAATGTTCCAAAACCACCAGCCCCACCTACCGGCGTCAATAATTCGACTTCTCGTCTGCCGGAGATACCGTTGCCGAAATTCGATGGTGATTTCAGGTACTGGCCCACCTTCCGCGATAGATTTAAGGCGTTGGTGGACAGTAGGTCCAACCTAACACCtatagataaaatgtattatctaatCGGCTGCCTACGCGGGTCAGCCGCGGAAGCAGTGCGTAGCATACCGGTCGCGTCTGATAGCTACGAGTTAGCATGGACAACGCTGTCAAATAGGTTTAATCGCCCGCGAATGGTTGCGACGTCTTTAGTCgataaattgttaaacatcCCGTCGACCACTCAAGAGTCACTACAAGAGTTAACCAATTTTATGTGCGAGGTCAGCGAGTCCGTGTCGCTATTAAATGCGCTTAACATTCCGGACTTCggctcatttttattattcgcgCTAGCATTCCGCCGCTTGCCAATATCCACCCGTAAATTGTTCGAATCGACCGTGACGTCCGACTATCCGTCAATGAGTGAGCTGTTGACTTTTGTTGGGACGCGTGTGTCTATACTAGAGCTTGTCGGCGAATCGTCGAGTAAAACCAACAAAAGCACCGCATCATTAAAACCATTTCACGGCGATCAACCGCGCAAGGGGGGAGATCGGTATAAAGGGCAACAGCTGTCTCACGCTGCATCATTAGTTACGGCCGCGCCGAATAAAACCTGTCCATGTTGCTCGGAGTCTCATTCACTAGATTCGTGTCCCCGTTTTAAGTCCTGGTCAGTGGATGAGCGTACCCGTTGGACTAAGGAGAAAAAACTATGTTTTATGTGCTTTAGTGCCGGTCATTGGTCTAATCAATGTAAATCTAAGACCCGGTGTCACCACTGTAATCGCAGGCATCACTACCTGGTTCATATTCAGCCGTCCGAACAACACAATAGGGACGAAGCTCCGCGGTCCGATACGTCGTTATGCACGTCTGCCGCGTTACACCAGTCGAGCGCCAGTTCCGTTGTGTTGGGTACCGCTTTGGTACATGTACGCGATCGCGCGGGGGAGTGCCAAACGATGCGCGCGTTAATCGATTCGGCGTCGCAAATTAGTGCAATCACATCGTCATGTGTTGAACGGTTAGGACTTAAATGTGCACGTTGGACGTCGCCGATAACCGGTTTGGGCGGCGTTCCTGTTGTTAACGTCCAAGGCCGCGTCGAGTTTTCAGTTCAACCTCGGTTTGCGATCGAACCAATATTAGCCGTACATGCATGGGTTTTACCGTCGATCACGGCCGACCTGCCGCGAAATACTTTGCCATCTACTATAAAAGATAGGTTTTCAAATTTGGCATTAGCCGATCCTACATTTAATATCGCCGCCCCTATTGATATATTGTTGGGGGGTGATGTGTACCCGTCCGTAATGAACGGTAGAAAAATAATCGTCGATACTAGTCTACCCGCCGCGTTTAGCTCAATTTTCGGTTGGGTAGTGATCGGCCGGTGTCCGATGTTGAAATAGGCCCCGTCCATTCACTGCCCGTATCTCTTACGGCATCCATCGAAGGTTTGATGGAAAAATTTTGGCATGTAGAGGAGCCTATCGCTGCGCCCGACAGTTTTACTGACGAGGGTCGATGCGAATCTATTTTTCGCGACCAATTCACACGCTTACCGACAGGTCGGTTTTCAGTACCGCTACCGTTCCGTGTACCTGTATCCGACACCGCTTTCGCTGGCTCGCGGGACACCGCCGTACGACGTTTCGAGTCTTTAGAGCGCAAGTTATCGAGAGACCGAAAACTCCGAGAACTGTACATTAACTTTATGCGCGATTATATATCATTAGGGCACATGTCAATCGCCACGTCGCCGGGAACGTATTATATCCCGCACCACGCCGTGTATCGGCCTGAAGttgatagtaataaaatacgtgTAGTGTTCGATGCATCAGCGGGTAATCATCGCGGGCAGTCGTTAAATAGTTGCTTATCACCCGGTCCAAAATTGCAACAAGATATTGTCGACATTATTACGCGTTTCCGGTTGTACCGTCATGCCTTTACGGctgatattgaaaaaatgtatagacaaATATCTGTGTTACCGACCTACCGAAAATATCAACACATAGTGTGGCGCGAGTCGCCCCATGATAAATTGTGTGATTACGAACTACATACTGTAACATACGGCGTAAATTGCGCGCCGTTCCTCGCGCTGCGCGTGTTAAAAGCAATAGCGGCCGAAGATTGCGATAACTTTGTGTCGGTACGCGCGGCATTAGAGCGTCAAACGTACGTCGATGATATTTGTGTCGGGGCGGATACAGAACAGGAGGCTGTCGAACTccaatcaaatttaatctccgttttaaaaatgtccgGTATGGAATTAAAAAAGTGGTCGTCCAATACGCCGtcaattctaaatttaattccAACCGATAGTCGCGCGTCGGGACCACTTCCGTTCGACACAGGCGATGGGTATATCACGAAAATGCTAGGGATCGAGTGGCATCCCGATCGTGATGAATTTTGTTGTGCTCTCCGTCTTGACCAACGCCGGTGTTCACAAAAAGAGGCCTGTTGTCACTAGTCGCGCGTATATTTGACCCTTTAGGGTTTTTCGCGCCCTCAATTTTTCGTGCGAAGTCCATAATGCAACGGACATGGTGTAGTGGGTTAACGTGGGATGCGCCACTACCTGATGATATCCACGCGGAATGGGCCGCTTTCGTCGCTGACTTAGCATCGTTACTTACTATCCGAGTACCGCGGTACGTAAATACGCAACAAGGATCACCATGCTTATTATTAGGGTTCTGCGACGCGTCGCAGCTCGGGTACGCGGCCGTAGCGTACGTGCGTGTCATTGATGCTCCGCccgataaatgtatttttcttcttGGAGCAAAGACCAAAT
The Aphis gossypii isolate Hap1 unplaced genomic scaffold, ASM2018417v2 Contig00007, whole genome shotgun sequence DNA segment above includes these coding regions:
- the LOC126552974 gene encoding uncharacterized protein LOC126552974 gives rise to the protein MTDTKDLERLTRGKARAEILRSNAIASIRSVHGLALRVSSEPNVAPQFLIAVTDLDMLWSQFKLEDESVLDFLIKLDKTSEYSSGMPAEVRALISESKAIADSLIPKGADALDMSYINSNFTSGNVPKPPAPPTGVNNSTSRLPEIPLPKFDGDFRYWPTFRDRFKALVDSRSNLTPIDKMYYLIGCLRGSAAEAVRSIPVASDSYELAWTTLSNRFNRPRMVATSLVDKLLNIPSTTQESLQELTNFMCEVSESVSLLNALNIPDFGSFLLFALAFRRLPISTRKLFESTVTSDYPSMSELLTFVGTRVSILELVGESSSKTNKSTASLKPFHGDQPRKGGDRYKGQQLSHAASLVTAAPNKTCPCCSESHSLDSCPRFKSWSVDERTRWTKEKKLCFMCFSAGHWSNQCKSKTRCHHCNRRHHYLVHIQPSEQHNRDEAPRSDTSLCTSAALHQSSASSVVLGTALVHVRDRAGECQTMRALIDSASQISAITSSCVERLGLKCARWTSPITGLGGVPVVNVQGRVEFSVQPRFAIEPILAVHAWVLPSITADLPRNTLPSTIKDRFSNLALADPTFNIAAPIDILLGGDVYPSVMNGRKIIVDTSLPAAFSSIFGWVVIGRCPMLK
- the LOC114131167 gene encoding uncharacterized protein LOC114131167 — translated: MEKFWHVEEPIAAPDSFTDEGRCESIFRDQFTRLPTGRFSVPLPFRVPVSDTAFAGSRDTAVRRFESLERKLSRDRKLRELYINFMRDYISLGHMSIATSPGTYYIPHHAVYRPEVDSNKIRVVFDASAGNHRGQSLNSCLSPGPKLQQDIVDIITRFRLYRHAFTADIEKMYRQISVLPTYRKYQHIVWRESPHDKLCDYELHTVTYGVNCAPFLALRVLKAIAAEDCDNFVSVRAALERQTYVDDICVGADTEQEAVELQSNLISVLKMSGMELKKWSSNTPSILNLIPTDSRASGPLPFDTGDGYITKMLGIEWHPDRDEFCCALRLDQRRCSQKEACCH